Proteins encoded in a region of the Planococcus shixiaomingii genome:
- a CDS encoding PP2C family protein-serine/threonine phosphatase — protein MVQKIESQYKEILSQYMKRQSEQNLYVGQNFSRQLISENTSPEEVISMHKAAMQELYGDMPEDVWHSFDFLIEMMINYGLALQERQSLLKRQEELKVEMDLAAHVQETLLKTKLPVLEGLDIGLLSVPARKMNGDYIYFISDQAGYAGIAVADVIGKGLPAALCMSMVKFGMDSLNDSTALPKQVLETINRVVEKSIDDSMFVSMFYGRYNAVDATLTYGSAGHEPAILYRAGTRQFFELPAKGLLLGVSPLATYDEHTITLEKDDLVVMMTDGVTECRTDEGFIERDVIFDLIESKKDEPAQVIVQHVYDELERMQNAELRDDFTLVIYKKI, from the coding sequence ATGGTTCAAAAAATCGAAAGCCAGTATAAAGAAATCTTAAGCCAATATATGAAACGGCAATCTGAGCAAAATCTGTATGTCGGCCAAAACTTCAGCAGACAGCTCATTTCTGAAAACACTTCTCCAGAAGAAGTGATCAGCATGCACAAAGCGGCTATGCAAGAACTGTACGGCGACATGCCTGAAGATGTTTGGCATTCTTTCGATTTTTTAATTGAAATGATGATCAATTACGGGTTGGCTCTTCAAGAACGCCAAAGCCTCCTGAAACGCCAAGAGGAATTGAAAGTGGAAATGGATTTAGCAGCCCATGTTCAAGAAACTTTATTGAAAACGAAACTGCCTGTGCTCGAAGGGCTAGACATCGGCCTGCTATCCGTTCCTGCACGTAAAATGAACGGAGATTACATATATTTCATAAGTGATCAAGCCGGCTATGCGGGAATAGCAGTTGCGGACGTAATCGGCAAAGGACTACCGGCTGCCTTGTGCATGTCGATGGTCAAATTTGGCATGGATAGTTTAAACGATTCGACGGCGCTTCCGAAACAAGTGTTGGAAACGATCAACCGCGTCGTAGAAAAAAGCATTGATGATTCAATGTTCGTTTCTATGTTTTATGGCCGATACAATGCGGTAGACGCTACTTTGACCTATGGATCGGCAGGGCACGAACCGGCCATTTTATACCGGGCCGGAACGCGCCAGTTTTTCGAGCTGCCTGCAAAAGGATTATTGCTCGGGGTTTCTCCGCTTGCCACGTATGATGAACATACAATTACGCTTGAAAAGGACGACTTGGTCGTTATGATGACAGATGGCGTAACTGAATGCAGAACCGATGAAGGGTTTATCGAACGCGATGTAATTTTTGATTTAATCGAAAGCAAAAAAGATGAACCTGCACAAGTCATTGTGCAACACGTTTATGATGAGCTGGAACGTATGCAAAATGCGGAACTTAGAGATGACTTTACATTGGTGATTTATAAAAAAATCTAA
- a CDS encoding STAS domain-containing protein, giving the protein MNIQVDLEEANNVLTGFIRGEIDAFTAPILRDKLENYQHHEGLNAELDLSDVNYMDSTGLGVFVAFYKTVNAKGGHVKLKGLSARLKRLFDITGLGEIMDIEAAGKGGN; this is encoded by the coding sequence ATGAATATTCAAGTGGACTTAGAAGAAGCAAACAATGTCTTGACCGGATTTATCCGAGGAGAAATTGATGCGTTTACCGCACCAATCTTGAGAGATAAACTAGAAAATTACCAGCATCATGAGGGCTTAAATGCAGAGTTGGATCTTTCCGACGTTAATTATATGGATAGTACAGGATTAGGCGTTTTTGTAGCATTTTATAAAACAGTCAATGCAAAAGGCGGTCACGTAAAGCTTAAGGGTCTTTCGGCTCGTTTGAAACGGTTGTTTGATATAACCGGTTTAGGCGAAATTATGGACATTGAAGCCGCTGGAAAAGGTGGTAATTGA
- the rsbW gene encoding anti-sigma B factor RsbW: MRPFDYVEMRVPAKSQYVGVARLTISGLASRIGFTYDDIEDLKIASSEAVTNAVQHAYVEGEEGEVVIGCALYGDKIEIMVADHGQSFDFEETKSKVGPYHDQEEGAFLREGGLGLYLIETLMDEVKVHHQEGVTVFMTKYVGGERVEEDVETVSS; this comes from the coding sequence ATGCGTCCTTTCGATTATGTTGAAATGAGGGTACCTGCTAAATCGCAATATGTTGGTGTCGCTAGACTGACAATTTCAGGTTTGGCAAGCCGCATCGGTTTTACATATGACGATATTGAAGATTTGAAAATCGCTTCTAGTGAAGCGGTGACAAATGCAGTTCAACACGCATATGTAGAGGGAGAAGAAGGCGAAGTTGTAATAGGTTGCGCGCTGTATGGAGACAAAATTGAAATTATGGTAGCAGATCACGGCCAAAGTTTTGATTTTGAAGAAACAAAATCAAAGGTTGGCCCTTATCACGACCAAGAAGAAGGAGCTTTTCTTCGCGAAGGAGGTCTCGGCCTTTATTTGATTGAAACGTTAATGGATGAAGTTAAAGTGCATCATCAAGAAGGCGTAACGGTCTTTATGACAAAGTACGTTGGAGGAGAGCGGGTGGAAGAGGATGTCGAAACGGTCTCATCCTAA
- the sigB gene encoding RNA polymerase sigma factor SigB: MSKRSHPNQPTKEQVLEWIEAYQKNEDEEAQTHLVNNYKRLVESIARKYSNGKSYHEDIAQVGMLGLLGAIRRYDPSFGRSFEAFAVPTIIGEIKRFLRDKTWAIHVPRRIKELGPRIKATVEVLTRELQRSPQVWEIAEYLDVDEDDVLEAMEMGKSYQALSMDHSLEADSDGSTVTLFDVVGQEDDGYEKADQRMLVANAMNVLSEREKQIIQYTYIEQLSQKETGDKLGISQMHVSRLQRKAIKKLQEAILAAGGVS; this comes from the coding sequence ATGTCGAAACGGTCTCATCCTAATCAACCTACAAAAGAACAGGTTCTTGAGTGGATTGAAGCTTACCAAAAAAATGAAGATGAAGAAGCTCAAACACATTTAGTCAATAACTATAAGCGTTTGGTTGAATCTATCGCGCGCAAGTATTCGAATGGTAAATCTTACCATGAGGATATTGCGCAAGTCGGCATGTTGGGGCTATTAGGGGCAATTCGCCGCTATGACCCGTCTTTTGGAAGAAGTTTTGAAGCTTTTGCCGTCCCGACTATTATTGGGGAGATCAAACGATTTTTACGCGATAAAACTTGGGCAATTCATGTTCCACGCCGCATAAAAGAGCTTGGACCTCGCATTAAAGCGACAGTTGAGGTGCTGACGAGGGAATTGCAGCGCTCTCCGCAAGTTTGGGAGATTGCCGAGTATTTGGATGTGGATGAAGATGATGTGCTAGAAGCAATGGAAATGGGGAAAAGTTATCAAGCCCTTTCCATGGATCATTCATTGGAAGCTGATTCAGATGGCAGTACTGTTACATTGTTCGATGTTGTAGGGCAAGAAGACGACGGCTACGAAAAAGCAGATCAACGCATGCTCGTCGCAAATGCGATGAACGTGCTTTCTGAACGAGAAAAACAAATTATCCAATACACGTATATTGAGCAGTTAAGCCAAAAAGAGACAGGCGATAAACTGGGGATTTCCCAAATGCATGTTTCGAGGCTGCAACGAAAAGCGATTAAGAAATTGCAAGAAGCAATCTTGGCTGCCGGCGGAGTGTCCTAG
- a CDS encoding PP2C family serine/threonine-protein phosphatase, translated as METIHHSFIEALIFNEAKKGNYESGDSYHTVLTDEYFICSIADGLGSGPVARESSQVIPQILKEYHHETIDELMMRFNKLMVQKRGAAVAIFKVHFKNKTLEYSCVGNIRFYLYRKGTGEMIYPLPVMGYLSGRPQTLRTQLYTYVEDDLFLIHSDGVDLRNPKAMMRQAGTPERLYYDILRSIQTGDDATFIAGSLLK; from the coding sequence GTGGAAACAATACATCACAGTTTCATCGAAGCTTTGATCTTTAATGAAGCAAAAAAAGGGAATTACGAGTCCGGTGACAGCTATCATACCGTGTTAACGGATGAGTATTTCATTTGCTCCATTGCCGACGGTCTTGGGAGTGGGCCAGTGGCGCGTGAATCTTCACAAGTCATCCCACAAATTTTGAAAGAATATCATCACGAAACCATTGATGAATTGATGATGCGTTTCAATAAATTGATGGTTCAAAAACGAGGCGCTGCAGTTGCGATTTTTAAAGTTCACTTTAAAAACAAAACACTGGAGTATAGCTGCGTAGGCAATATCCGTTTTTATCTTTATCGAAAAGGCACAGGTGAAATGATTTACCCTCTGCCGGTAATGGGATATTTGTCTGGACGACCACAAACCTTACGCACACAATTGTATACGTATGTGGAAGATGATTTATTTTTGATTCATTCCGATGGAGTGGATCTAAGGAATCCGAAAGCAATGATGCGCCAGGCTGGAACTCCAGAGCGCCTCTATTATGATATATTGCGATCGATCCAAACTGGAGACGACGCGACATTTATAGCAGGAAGCCTACTCAAATGA
- a CDS encoding MFS transporter has translation MALFKKGIKYETKLVMLFFVAWGFLYLDRQAISMLMPMIIEDIALNNTKIGQINMWQTIGFAISAPIFAVLSDRLGHKKKILFWATLVTSILALITMFAGSYNYLLIVRTLLGASEGVILPISISMLAAVSRPTTLGRNMGLIYAGAAVIGVAIGPVVVTQLGELFDWRYAFLFVSLPSFIAALLMLKVVKETPVAPAASGASSVMVSSIFSNLKNRNILICTLISVFCMGAMWTFNSFLPLYLTQISQLSITQMGIVFSLFGLLTIAWQIFIPYSSDKIGRKPAMTGYLAMAMVTPLVLFIFPNSAASLVILVLFGGIILAMNTIYQSIIPVESVSPLVMASANALIMGVGELIGAFSIGFSGVLADAYSLTAVMLVIPISYFIAFLISFGLIETLRTKTTAKEQALAKATPEV, from the coding sequence ATGGCATTATTTAAAAAAGGGATTAAGTATGAAACGAAATTGGTTATGCTCTTTTTTGTAGCTTGGGGATTTCTGTATTTGGACAGACAAGCCATATCGATGTTAATGCCGATGATTATTGAAGACATCGCACTTAATAATACTAAGATCGGTCAAATCAATATGTGGCAGACAATCGGTTTTGCAATTTCTGCACCAATTTTTGCGGTTCTCTCAGACCGTTTGGGGCATAAGAAAAAAATCTTGTTTTGGGCAACTCTCGTAACGTCGATTCTTGCCCTTATTACCATGTTTGCAGGTTCCTACAATTATTTGTTGATCGTCCGGACTTTGCTTGGAGCTAGTGAAGGAGTTATCCTTCCGATCTCCATCTCCATGTTAGCTGCAGTTTCGCGTCCGACTACGCTTGGCAGAAATATGGGGTTGATTTATGCGGGAGCGGCAGTAATCGGTGTTGCTATTGGACCGGTTGTCGTAACTCAATTAGGTGAACTGTTTGACTGGCGCTATGCGTTCTTATTTGTCAGCCTGCCGAGTTTTATTGCTGCATTGCTAATGCTGAAGGTCGTTAAAGAAACACCAGTTGCTCCGGCTGCTTCGGGAGCAAGCTCTGTTATGGTAAGCAGTATTTTCAGCAATTTGAAAAACCGTAACATCCTGATTTGTACACTCATTAGCGTATTCTGTATGGGCGCTATGTGGACATTCAACTCATTCCTGCCGCTTTACTTAACTCAAATCAGCCAATTATCCATTACTCAAATGGGTATCGTTTTCTCTTTATTCGGCTTGTTGACGATTGCTTGGCAAATATTCATTCCGTATTCCTCTGACAAAATCGGAAGAAAACCGGCTATGACTGGCTACTTGGCAATGGCAATGGTCACGCCGTTGGTTCTTTTCATCTTCCCGAATTCAGCCGCTAGCCTCGTTATTCTCGTTTTGTTCGGCGGAATTATCTTGGCGATGAATACGATTTACCAGAGCATTATCCCGGTTGAAAGTGTTTCTCCGCTGGTAATGGCTTCTGCTAATGCCCTCATTATGGGTGTGGGAGAACTGATCGGCGCCTTCTCGATTGGTTTCTCCGGTGTCTTGGCAGATGCGTATAGCCTAACAGCGGTTATGCTCGTTATTCCGATTTCTTACTTTATCGCTTTCCTGATTTCGTTCGGCTTAATCGAAACTTTGAGAACGAAAACAACTGCGAAAGAACAAGCATTGGCAAAAGCAACTCCAGAAGTGTAA
- a CDS encoding Tex family protein, producing the protein MEMQQIHALIAKETGVRPNQVGQVIALIEDGNTVPFIARYRKEATGSLDEVQIKAIDDRYTYIQNLEQRKIEVIRSITEQEKMTPELEKEIQSATVLQRLEDLYRPYKQKRRTKATIAKEKGLEPLADWLMTFSKEDPLTKAAEFVNEEAGVMSSEEAIQGAQDILAETFADDPDIREKIRYMTRKDGKVITTAKKNHEDEKQVFEMYYEYEEAVQKIVPHRILAINRGEKEDVLKVAINPPVDRILTLMKNKWISSTSPSSEIVAAAIEDSYKRLIQTSVEREIRTELSEKGETQAIHIFSENLRNLLLQPPMKNKMVLGVDPAYRTGCKLAVINETGKLLEVAVIYPHAPKNDQAGAKKIMKRLTDNYPIEIMAIGNGTASRETEQFVADFLAETSADISYVIVNEAGASVYSASEIARAEFPDLQVEERSAASIARRLQDPLSELVKIDPKAVGVGQYQHDVSQKKLADQLTFVVETAVNQVGVNVNSASSSLLQYVAGLSKTVAENVIKVRDENGRFTSRAQLKKIPRLGAKTYEQAIGFLRIPEGKNPLDATGIHPESYALAEKILNMVEADKKDVGKPELASKLETLNAADLSKQLDVGEITLQDILEALKKPFRDPRDEFPQPLLKNDILKMEDLLPGMEVQGTVRNVVDFGAFVDIGVKQDGLVHISKLKKGFVKHPLEVVAVGDIVTAWVEKVEKDKGRIALTMLQPKEQTLE; encoded by the coding sequence ATGGAAATGCAGCAAATTCATGCATTGATTGCAAAAGAAACGGGCGTACGCCCTAACCAAGTGGGACAAGTCATTGCTTTGATTGAAGATGGCAATACCGTTCCATTTATCGCGCGTTACCGAAAAGAAGCGACGGGTTCTTTGGATGAAGTACAGATCAAAGCCATTGATGACCGTTATACATACATTCAAAACTTAGAACAACGGAAAATAGAAGTTATCCGCTCGATTACCGAGCAAGAAAAGATGACACCAGAATTAGAAAAAGAAATCCAAAGCGCCACGGTGCTTCAACGGTTGGAAGATTTATACCGGCCGTACAAACAGAAGCGCCGGACCAAAGCGACAATCGCCAAGGAAAAAGGGTTAGAGCCGTTGGCAGATTGGCTGATGACTTTCTCAAAAGAAGATCCTTTAACAAAAGCTGCTGAATTTGTGAACGAAGAAGCAGGAGTGATGAGCTCGGAAGAAGCGATCCAAGGGGCGCAAGATATTTTAGCTGAAACTTTCGCTGATGATCCGGACATTCGTGAAAAAATTCGATACATGACGCGGAAAGACGGAAAAGTGATCACCACCGCTAAAAAGAATCACGAAGACGAGAAGCAAGTGTTTGAAATGTATTACGAGTACGAAGAAGCTGTCCAAAAAATCGTGCCTCACCGCATTTTGGCTATTAACCGTGGGGAGAAGGAAGATGTGCTGAAAGTAGCGATCAATCCTCCGGTAGACCGCATCCTCACATTAATGAAAAACAAGTGGATCTCTTCTACCTCGCCTTCAAGCGAGATTGTGGCTGCTGCGATTGAAGACAGCTACAAGCGATTGATCCAAACATCGGTTGAACGGGAAATCCGGACCGAGCTGAGCGAAAAAGGGGAAACGCAGGCCATCCACATCTTCTCGGAGAACTTGCGCAATCTTTTATTGCAGCCCCCGATGAAAAACAAAATGGTACTGGGCGTTGACCCGGCATACCGGACCGGCTGCAAACTCGCAGTCATTAATGAAACAGGAAAGCTGCTTGAGGTAGCTGTCATCTACCCGCATGCACCGAAAAATGATCAAGCCGGTGCGAAGAAAATCATGAAACGATTGACTGACAACTATCCGATTGAAATCATGGCGATTGGAAACGGGACAGCGTCGAGAGAAACGGAACAGTTTGTTGCGGATTTCTTGGCAGAAACGTCTGCCGATATTTCCTACGTTATTGTTAACGAAGCGGGAGCGAGCGTTTACTCCGCCTCGGAAATCGCACGCGCGGAATTTCCGGATCTTCAAGTAGAAGAGCGCAGCGCGGCGTCGATTGCCCGCCGTCTTCAAGATCCCCTGTCTGAATTGGTGAAGATTGATCCGAAAGCGGTAGGGGTTGGCCAATACCAGCACGACGTTTCCCAGAAAAAACTGGCGGACCAATTGACGTTCGTTGTAGAGACGGCGGTTAACCAGGTAGGCGTCAATGTCAACTCGGCTTCTTCTTCTTTATTGCAGTACGTAGCTGGCCTCAGCAAGACCGTGGCAGAAAACGTCATTAAAGTGCGTGATGAAAACGGCCGCTTCACTTCACGTGCTCAGCTAAAGAAAATTCCTCGTCTCGGCGCGAAAACATATGAGCAGGCAATCGGCTTCTTGCGGATTCCGGAAGGGAAAAACCCGCTTGATGCAACAGGCATCCATCCGGAAAGTTATGCGCTAGCTGAAAAAATATTGAATATGGTAGAAGCGGACAAAAAAGATGTCGGCAAACCGGAGCTTGCGTCAAAGCTTGAAACGTTAAACGCGGCTGATTTGAGCAAACAGCTCGACGTCGGTGAAATTACATTGCAAGATATTTTAGAGGCTTTGAAAAAACCATTCCGCGATCCACGCGATGAGTTCCCGCAGCCTTTATTGAAAAATGATATTTTGAAAATGGAAGACTTGCTTCCTGGAATGGAAGTGCAAGGGACAGTGCGCAACGTCGTTGACTTCGGTGCGTTCGTCGACATCGGTGTAAAACAAGATGGCCTTGTCCACATTTCAAAATTGAAAAAAGGATTCGTTAAGCATCCACTGGAAGTCGTAGCGGTAGGAGACATCGTCACTGCATGGGTTGAAAAGGTGGAGAAAGATAAAGGGCGCATCGCTTTAACGATGCTCCAGCCGAAAGAACAGACACTCGAATAG
- a CDS encoding SprT family protein, translating to MTNEELTELIKDISLDVFKKPFQHNGSFNARLRTTGGRYLLRSHNIEINPNSYKNFGFSELEGIIKHELCHYHLHLEGKGYKHRDADFRKMLQETGSPRFCSSIAPPTKKKTVKRYVYECVACKTNYIRKIRMNTERYRCGRCAGKLAAVQG from the coding sequence ATGACGAACGAAGAACTGACGGAACTGATCAAAGACATATCCCTGGATGTTTTCAAAAAACCGTTTCAGCACAACGGATCTTTTAATGCAAGGTTAAGAACGACTGGGGGCAGGTATCTGCTCAGGTCCCACAATATTGAAATCAATCCGAATTCGTATAAGAATTTCGGCTTCAGCGAACTCGAAGGCATTATCAAACATGAGCTATGCCATTACCATTTGCATTTGGAAGGCAAGGGATACAAGCACCGGGATGCTGATTTTCGAAAAATGCTGCAAGAAACCGGCTCGCCCAGGTTTTGTTCTTCCATTGCACCTCCGACAAAAAAGAAAACAGTAAAGCGATACGTATATGAATGCGTAGCGTGCAAAACGAATTACATCCGAAAGATCCGGATGAACACAGAGCGTTACCGGTGTGGCCGATGTGCCGGGAAGCTGGCGGCGGTACAAGGTTAA